A window of Sutcliffiella cohnii contains these coding sequences:
- a CDS encoding YqzM family protein — MNEFEKSVQTKRNDVVDSGIGFVVSFGFFATLFIMATVIHFLAS; from the coding sequence ATGAACGAATTTGAAAAAAGCGTCCAAACAAAACGTAACGACGTTGTTGATTCTGGTATTGGCTTTGTCGTATCCTTCGGCTTTTTCGCAACACTCTTTATAATGGCAACAGTGATTCACTTTTTAGCATCTTAA
- a CDS encoding DNA internalization-related competence protein ComEC/Rec2: MRKGDLLHIAISFCLGIAATYFSWWLLALLLLYLFFFCLQQRRTVFLTISFFLFGCIYIFIFDANNVTKFTEADGEHIVGEIISIIDIDGDKVSFTIKTSGEKLVVQYFMSSKTETQQAKELFPGAKCIWSGRLKKPSYPTNLYAFNYNQYLYHQKIHWVYELNALPTSCKESETIFTKLQQFRQSGMTLIQEEIPTPASSFIIALLFGERKFIEENTLTAYQKLGIVHLLAISGLHVGVLTGFLFYICVRVGITRERALKLLLLFLPFYVIIAGAAPSVIRASCMTGFVLIFMLQKKRLLAVDAIGLACIVLLIINPYFLFHVGFQLSFSVSLALLLSTKIIQAVKSSFVRVLLVSFIAQLASFPIIIYHFYEISLWSFLLNTIYVPFYSLFILPLSFIIFILCILGGGYLSAIFPFMQWPLTVMNDLAIYLADVPFGHLSFGKPQLLMVCIFYAIIIALFYYIETGNRKRIIIIFSLLCVLCFGQLNSGYFTSYGKVIVIDIGQGTAIVVKLPYGQGAFLIDTGGEIPFEKEEWRKRRNEFHSGQQILLPLLKAEGVRTLDKLIITHGHYDHFGNAEVLWDSLNVKETVVPFTFGRDELEEQFIEDAMRQNVPIRYVRSGESWKVGKYVFRILMPDVMYENKNNDSIAILTELGGLTWLFTGDMEKEAEEKLLNLYPSLSADVLLIAHHGSATSTTEPFLQAVNPNIGIISVGRNNRYGHPDVEVLQRLHDEKVRIFRTDENGAIFYKFTTRSGTFSTVLP; this comes from the coding sequence TTGAGGAAAGGTGATTTATTACATATTGCTATTTCCTTCTGTTTAGGTATAGCAGCTACCTACTTCTCTTGGTGGTTGCTTGCCCTTTTATTGTTGTACCTTTTCTTTTTTTGTTTGCAACAGCGACGAACCGTTTTTCTTACGATTAGTTTTTTTCTGTTCGGATGTATTTATATTTTTATCTTCGATGCTAATAATGTTACAAAGTTTACAGAAGCTGATGGTGAACACATCGTAGGTGAGATAATATCCATTATCGATATAGATGGTGATAAAGTCAGTTTTACAATTAAGACTAGTGGTGAAAAATTAGTTGTCCAATATTTTATGTCTTCGAAAACCGAAACACAGCAAGCAAAAGAACTTTTTCCAGGAGCCAAATGTATTTGGTCTGGTCGATTAAAGAAACCTTCCTATCCAACTAACCTCTATGCATTTAACTATAACCAATATTTATATCACCAAAAGATACATTGGGTATACGAATTAAATGCTCTTCCTACTTCTTGTAAGGAATCAGAGACTATTTTTACAAAACTCCAACAATTTAGACAAAGCGGAATGACACTCATTCAAGAAGAAATACCTACACCAGCCAGTAGCTTTATCATTGCATTGTTATTTGGGGAAAGAAAATTTATTGAAGAAAATACATTAACCGCCTATCAAAAGTTAGGGATTGTTCATTTGTTAGCAATTTCTGGTTTACACGTAGGAGTACTAACGGGTTTTCTTTTTTATATATGTGTTCGGGTCGGAATAACTCGAGAGCGTGCGTTGAAATTGTTATTATTGTTCTTACCTTTTTACGTAATTATTGCCGGAGCAGCTCCATCTGTTATTAGGGCAAGCTGTATGACGGGATTTGTCCTAATTTTCATGCTTCAAAAAAAACGACTGTTAGCAGTTGATGCAATCGGACTGGCTTGTATCGTATTGCTAATAATCAACCCTTATTTTTTGTTTCATGTTGGATTCCAACTTTCTTTTTCCGTAAGTTTGGCTTTACTCCTTTCGACTAAAATAATTCAAGCAGTAAAAAGCTCCTTTGTTCGTGTCTTACTCGTTTCCTTCATCGCACAATTAGCGTCATTTCCAATCATTATTTATCACTTTTACGAAATATCCTTATGGAGCTTTTTATTAAATACAATTTATGTGCCTTTTTATTCGCTTTTTATCCTTCCGCTAAGTTTTATTATATTTATCCTTTGTATATTAGGCGGTGGCTACCTCTCCGCTATTTTCCCTTTTATGCAATGGCCTTTAACAGTAATGAACGATTTAGCCATCTATCTGGCCGATGTTCCGTTTGGACATTTATCTTTTGGAAAACCACAGTTGCTCATGGTATGTATTTTTTATGCGATTATTATTGCGCTTTTTTATTACATCGAAACTGGTAACCGAAAAAGAATAATAATTATTTTTAGTTTATTATGTGTCCTTTGTTTTGGACAATTAAACAGTGGGTATTTTACTTCATACGGGAAGGTAATTGTTATAGATATAGGTCAAGGTACAGCAATCGTTGTAAAACTACCGTATGGTCAAGGTGCATTTCTAATTGACACTGGCGGTGAAATTCCTTTTGAAAAGGAAGAGTGGAGAAAAAGGAGAAATGAATTTCATAGTGGGCAACAGATTCTTTTGCCGTTATTAAAAGCAGAAGGCGTTCGTACTCTAGATAAACTCATCATTACACACGGTCATTACGATCATTTCGGAAATGCCGAAGTTCTATGGGATAGTCTCAATGTAAAAGAAACCGTTGTTCCATTTACATTTGGCCGAGATGAATTAGAAGAACAATTTATTGAAGATGCAATGAGACAAAACGTACCAATTCGATATGTACGAAGTGGTGAGAGTTGGAAGGTAGGTAAATATGTTTTCCGTATATTAATGCCAGATGTAATGTATGAAAATAAAAATAATGATTCTATTGCCATTTTAACGGAACTAGGCGGTCTAACATGGCTTTTTACAGGTGATATGGAAAAAGAAGCGGAGGAGAAGCTATTAAACCTTTATCCATCACTTAGTGCGGATGTATTATTAATAGCTCATCACGGAAGCGCTACTTCAACGACAGAACCGTTTTTACAAGCGGTAAACCCTAATATTGGTATAATTTCAGTTGGAAGAAACAATCGGTACGGTCACCCTGACGTTGAAGTATTACAAAGGTTACACGACGAGAAAGTGCGAATTTTCCGTACAGATGAAAATGGAGCTATTTTCTATAAATTCACAACAAGAAGTGGAACATTTTCAACTGTATTACCATAA
- a CDS encoding ComE operon protein 2, with product MARISWNQYFMAQSHLLALRSTCTRLAVGATIVRDKRIIAGGYNGSIAGGVHCIDEGCYVIDNHCVRTIHAEVNALLQCAKFGVPTEGAEIYVTHFPCLHCCKSLIQAGIKVVYYAQDYKNHPYAEELFKQANVRTEKVVMAEDAVDPDFSAKRELFDELLIKLEATGTTKEELLNYSEKIDKLFERKV from the coding sequence GTGGCTAGAATTTCGTGGAATCAATATTTTATGGCGCAAAGCCATTTGCTAGCTCTTCGAAGTACTTGTACAAGACTTGCGGTTGGAGCAACAATCGTTCGAGATAAACGTATCATTGCTGGAGGATATAACGGTTCGATCGCTGGAGGAGTACACTGCATAGACGAAGGGTGCTATGTAATTGATAATCATTGTGTACGAACTATTCATGCAGAAGTAAATGCCCTTTTGCAATGTGCTAAATTCGGTGTTCCTACAGAAGGTGCAGAAATATATGTTACTCATTTCCCTTGTTTACACTGCTGCAAGTCTCTCATTCAAGCTGGCATTAAAGTTGTATACTATGCTCAAGATTATAAAAATCACCCTTACGCAGAAGAACTCTTTAAACAAGCAAATGTAAGAACAGAAAAAGTCGTCATGGCCGAGGATGCGGTAGATCCGGATTTTTCTGCAAAACGTGAACTCTTTGATGAACTGTTAATAAAATTGGAAGCAACAGGTACAACAAAGGAAGAATTATTGAATTACAGTGAAAAAATAGACAAGCTTTTTGAACGAAAGGTGTAA
- a CDS encoding helix-hairpin-helix domain-containing protein has protein sequence MKETFEVHKNKFLIGIGILIGCCLFYFLQPLFLSNEDDWIEIQDEVEDYEGEHVDPITEEKSEENNILVIVDVKGEVNIPGVYQLTTGERVMDAIMKAGGFTEEANSHHVNLAALVTDEMVIYVPKHGEEMMDVAVTTQPINSSSGESEGKININSASEEELTKLTGIGPSKAKAIVRYREEHGFFKSVDELVNVSGIGDKSLASIRDEIIVGN, from the coding sequence ATGAAAGAAACATTTGAAGTTCATAAAAATAAGTTTTTAATTGGGATAGGTATTCTAATTGGCTGTTGCCTGTTTTACTTTCTTCAACCACTATTTTTATCGAATGAGGATGATTGGATTGAAATTCAAGATGAAGTAGAGGATTATGAAGGTGAACATGTAGATCCGATAACTGAGGAGAAAAGCGAAGAAAACAATATACTCGTAATTGTAGATGTAAAAGGCGAGGTTAACATACCGGGTGTTTATCAATTAACTACAGGAGAACGAGTGATGGATGCGATTATGAAAGCGGGAGGATTTACGGAAGAAGCTAATAGCCACCATGTTAATCTAGCGGCTCTAGTAACAGATGAAATGGTCATTTACGTACCTAAGCACGGGGAGGAAATGATGGATGTAGCGGTTACTACTCAGCCGATAAATAGTTCTTCCGGTGAATCAGAGGGGAAAATTAACATTAATAGTGCATCAGAAGAAGAGCTTACGAAACTAACTGGGATCGGTCCTTCAAAAGCAAAAGCGATCGTTCGCTATCGAGAGGAGCATGGATTTTTCAAGTCGGTAGATGAATTAGTCAATGTGTCGGGAATCGGTGACAAATCGTTAGCAAGCATTCGAGATGAAATTATTGTAGGAAATTAA
- the comER gene encoding late competence protein ComER, producing the protein MKIGFIGTGNMGTILIDAFVESHAVPPENITITNRTIKKALTIQERYNDVNVKHSGEEVAKESDVIFICVKPLEIRPLLTKLLPNLNKEQCIVSITSPVSVEQLESVVPCQIARIIPSITNQALAGVSLFTYGQSMGKDYKDYLWRLFSQLSTPIEIENNVTRVASDIVSCGPAFFSYLLQRFIDAAVSETEISHEQATSLASEMMIGMGKLLEKQIFTLPTLQEKVCVKGGVTGEGIKVLEGELGEIFHHLFHKTHDKYYEDISEVDDQFK; encoded by the coding sequence ATGAAAATAGGATTTATTGGCACAGGAAATATGGGGACCATCCTTATTGACGCATTTGTTGAATCACATGCAGTACCTCCTGAAAATATAACGATTACGAATCGTACTATAAAAAAAGCACTAACAATACAAGAAAGATATAATGACGTTAACGTTAAACATTCAGGTGAAGAAGTTGCAAAAGAAAGTGATGTTATCTTTATTTGCGTAAAACCATTAGAGATTCGTCCCCTTTTAACAAAACTTCTTCCGAATTTAAATAAGGAGCAATGCATCGTCTCCATTACAAGCCCCGTGTCTGTTGAACAATTAGAAAGTGTAGTACCGTGCCAAATCGCAAGAATCATTCCGAGTATTACGAATCAAGCACTCGCTGGTGTTTCGTTATTTACGTATGGACAATCGATGGGAAAAGATTATAAAGACTACTTATGGCGATTATTTTCCCAACTTTCTACACCGATTGAAATTGAGAACAATGTAACAAGAGTTGCTTCCGATATCGTAAGTTGTGGACCAGCATTTTTCAGCTATTTGCTACAAAGATTTATTGACGCTGCAGTAAGCGAAACGGAAATTTCACATGAGCAAGCAACTTCCCTCGCTAGTGAGATGATGATCGGTATGGGTAAATTGTTAGAAAAGCAAATTTTTACTCTTCCAACCCTACAAGAGAAAGTTTGTGTAAAGGGTGGTGTAACTGGAGAAGGAATAAAAGTACTAGAAGGAGAACTAGGTGAAATATTTCATCATTTATTCCATAAGACACACGATAAATATTACGAAGATATTAGTGAAGTGGATGACCAATTTAAATAA
- a CDS encoding class I SAM-dependent DNA methyltransferase: MAYEQFAFIYDKLMEDVPYDQWVTLVGKIKEQYFLNEESFSILDVACGTGELSVRFAKKGWDVTGVDLSEDMLAIANEKAFEAQIPIPFFQQNMAELQGFERQDCIVIFLDSINYLQSEQEVIQTFSSVYDQLKEGGIFLFDVHSAYKINEVFASSTFTLVEDEVSYIWNSFKGEYKNSIEHELTFFVLDEDTDQYERIDELHKQRTYPIEQFQAWLQEIGFSIVSLYGDEPFLPVSDTSERLYFVCKK, from the coding sequence ATGGCTTACGAACAATTTGCTTTTATTTACGACAAGCTTATGGAAGATGTACCATATGATCAATGGGTAACGCTTGTAGGAAAAATAAAAGAACAATATTTCCTGAACGAGGAATCATTCTCCATTTTAGATGTTGCTTGTGGTACAGGAGAGCTCTCGGTTCGATTTGCGAAAAAGGGGTGGGATGTAACTGGGGTAGACTTGTCGGAAGATATGCTTGCAATTGCAAATGAGAAAGCATTCGAAGCACAAATACCCATTCCCTTTTTTCAACAAAACATGGCGGAACTTCAAGGGTTTGAGCGACAAGATTGTATCGTTATCTTTTTAGATTCTATAAATTACTTACAATCGGAACAAGAAGTGATTCAAACGTTTTCTTCTGTTTATGATCAGCTAAAAGAAGGTGGAATCTTCTTGTTTGATGTCCACTCAGCTTACAAAATAAATGAAGTGTTTGCTAGTTCCACGTTCACTCTAGTTGAAGATGAAGTATCCTATATTTGGAACTCATTTAAAGGTGAATATAAGAATAGTATCGAGCATGAGCTTACTTTTTTTGTTTTGGATGAAGATACGGATCAATATGAAAGAATTGATGAATTACATAAACAACGCACTTATCCAATCGAGCAATTTCAAGCATGGCTACAGGAAATTGGGTTTTCAATCGTTTCACTTTATGGAGATGAACCATTTTTACCGGTAAGTGATACTTCTGAAAGATTATATTTCGTGTGTAAAAAATAA
- the rsfS gene encoding ribosome silencing factor, translating to MNENLLQITAKAADDKRAEDLVALNMQGISLVSDYFFICHGNSDKQVQAIAREIKEKAEEQGVSVRRMEGFDEARWILIDLGDVIAHVFHREERMYYNLERLWGDAPRVDLQISGI from the coding sequence ATGAACGAAAACTTATTACAAATTACAGCGAAGGCTGCAGATGATAAAAGAGCGGAAGATTTAGTTGCGCTAAACATGCAAGGAATTTCATTAGTGTCGGATTACTTTTTTATTTGCCATGGTAATTCAGATAAACAAGTACAAGCGATTGCGAGAGAAATTAAAGAAAAAGCGGAAGAACAAGGAGTGTCTGTACGAAGAATGGAAGGGTTTGACGAAGCGCGCTGGATTTTAATTGATCTAGGCGATGTTATTGCTCATGTTTTCCATCGTGAAGAGCGTATGTATTATAACTTAGAACGACTTTGGGGCGATGCTCCGCGTGTTGATCTACAAATTAGCGGAATATAA
- the yqeK gene encoding bis(5'-nucleosyl)-tetraphosphatase (symmetrical) YqeK, translating into MERTKALQIVKEALTEKRYIHTVGVMETAIQLANRFGADTQKAEIAAIFHDYAKFRPVEEMRHIIITQHMASDLVEHNEELWHAPVGAFLVEKEVGVKDSEILDAIKYHTSGRINMTLLDKVIFLADYIEPGRDFPGVEEVRQSAKENLDIAVVQSLRNTIQFLLKRNQRIYPKTVDAYNDLLLKIKGGNKG; encoded by the coding sequence TATATACATACAGTCGGTGTGATGGAAACAGCAATTCAGTTAGCAAATCGGTTTGGAGCAGATACGCAAAAAGCAGAAATCGCTGCGATTTTTCATGATTATGCAAAATTTCGCCCGGTTGAAGAAATGCGTCATATTATTATCACACAACATATGGCGTCAGACTTAGTAGAGCATAATGAAGAATTGTGGCATGCTCCAGTTGGTGCGTTTCTCGTAGAAAAAGAAGTTGGCGTAAAGGACTCTGAAATTCTTGATGCAATTAAGTATCATACTTCGGGAAGAATAAATATGACCTTGCTAGATAAAGTTATTTTTTTGGCAGATTATATTGAACCGGGACGTGATTTTCCAGGTGTAGAAGAAGTGAGGCAATCTGCGAAAGAAAATTTAGATATAGCGGTCGTTCAATCATTACGCAATACTATTCAATTTCTTTTAAAACGAAATCAACGAATTTACCCCAAAACAGTGGATGCATATAATGACTTACTTTTAAAAATAAAGGGAGGAAACAAAGGATGA